The genomic region agatctCTATCACGGTgctcctctgtttgtgtcttctGTTGAAGAGGTCATCACATATTTGGCAATTTAAGGACGATCTCTCCCTTTAGGTCAAACGTTGGAATTTGGAGCAatatttctctcacacacacacacacacacacacacacacacacacacacacacacacacacacacacacacacacacacaatattgaGTTcaattgatttcctggagacttgcTCTAACTTTAACCTTATATTTACCAAACCATAACCCCAACCTTAATCTAatctgaaaacatgtcttcGTCATATAATGATTAACATTCATTTACATAATGTGTCACAAttcaggtccccacaacatgactGAAACCTGCACCAAACACACTTGGTGTTggttttcctgttgtttctcAATTTAGCAACATTTGAACTATTTTAGTTTGTAGAAAATATCAAATAGCTCTGTTTTATTGTagatttttgttatatttgataTCTTCAGCCTGAGAAACAGAGTGTAAACAGCGTCATCGCGCTTCTCTGAtgtgtgctgtttgttttgctttgtcccGGGACACAGTGACCGCTAGTGGGCCCCGTGCAGCAGCtatcgtgtgtgcgtgtgtgtttgtggttgtgtgtgtgtggagcagtgaGCGGGCAAACCGGGAGGATGCTGCGGCCTGTCAGACCCGCCGCTCGCTCATCTTTCCCCCGGAGCTGTTAGGCTGATCCGGGACATGGCTGCACCCGTCGTACACTTTGACGACGACTGGTCGCATGTGCGGGGATCGAACGTGGTTCCGGATCGGGAGCTGCTGACGCACAAAGGCCGAGCAGCGGCCGCTACCGCCGCCGGGGGGGAAGCGGCCGCTGCTCGGCTGCTGCTCCGCGGGGTTGTGGACCTGTCGGGGCGGCTCGACGGCAGCTTCTCCCCGGGGGACGCGCTCTGCTCCGCGGACCCGGTGATCGGCTTCGAGGAGAAGTTATCCGCCTGCTTCCACAATGTCAGCCCCCAGACAGAGAGCGTCGCTCCCGTGAGTGTGATCTCAGAGGACACGCTGCTGGAGACAGACCAGTGAGTGTGCGtcagtgtttgagtgtgtgtgtctgtgtgtgagatagtGTGTCTGTGGCCTGTCCGCTGTTAAACATgggtggatgaagaggaggcttCCTCTCAATAAACTGCAGCGTATATGAAAACCGTATTAAACCACTgtatcagttttattttttaaaagtgtTGTATCATTAAAATAAGGATGTGGTGAGTGGACAATGACAGACATCTTATTTCCAGCTAAAGTAAAACAGCCTGGAAATGTGAGCTGGGATTTACAGATTCATCAGAACAGCTGCATATATATCAGCATGATATCTGTATCTGCCCTTAAATGCCTCTTGGAGACCGATAGTCGATATGAGTGAAtcaataattcatattttgtttctgcagctgaTATTTGTGAAAGTGATATCATTCATCGGTTGACCAACATATGCTGTAACTGAAcctattaaataatttaaacacaaaacatttttagTTCATGCTTTTAactgcttctttctttctctgttttgtatCACAGTGAATTTAATATTTGTGACTATTTGCACTGAACAAGTGTCACCCCCTGCACTGACAAACTCTGACATGCAATATTTTGTAGATTTATAGATTTCTAAATGACGATACCTTAACAATAAATTGATTGCCTGAGtaactgataataataataatagtaataataatatcagcTGCAGccttaatatcattttaatgcaGCGTCCACCAGCTCTTCTTAGTCCCTCTAACAGATGAGTGCCATTACAAAGACATTTGAAATGCTGAGTGGACAAAAAGTGGATCTATTAGTGGTCAATCACCACTAAACATTGATCCAGTGACATATATTCCATCTGCTGCAGCGTTGGGCCTtttgagacacaaacatgtaatCATCGGTTGTATTTTCGGCCTTGTAAGGTTCCATGTTGGGGATTAGAGCAGTGCCCTGTAAACGGAAACAGAAAATTAATCTGATTATGAAATGCTTGTGATTCCCTCCGGTGCCTCAGTGTCAACAGAAGTAGTTTGAAGATGGAGTCACTATCAAGGCAGAGGCTGTATGTCAGTGTAACTTAATAGTTTacaatgaaatgtttgtttccGTCCACAGAATCTGGAACGCCTTAACCAGTAACTATGGGCAAGTGATGCCGGTGGACTGGAAACACTCTCGAACGCGCTCCCTCCACATCCCCACGTTCAACCTGGAGGAGAAACCTGTGAGTGGCTCcacccctcccctccatccctGTCCCACTTTCCCATCAACCCCCAGCCCTGCTCCccccctgtctccctccctgctccctccctgtctccctccccCGCCAAATCTCTTCGTCCGCTCATTTCACAAATCTCATGTGTTCATTGTGCCAGGGCTAAGCGCTTTGATtaaaccccccacctcccccttcCCCTGTTCCTGTTCCTGTCCAGAGGAAGACTGATGTCACAGCAGAGCTGTCGGATGACGAGGAGCTGAGGGAGCAGCTGGACATGCACACCATCATTGTCTCCTGTCTCGCAGACGAGCCCCTGTACACAGCAGAGCAGGTAGGTTACATGAACACCACCCTCTAGCATAGTCCGGCCTGTTAGCGAGCACCCTGCTTCGAACATGTGTGACAGCGTGACATGGCTGTAGGTTCAATAACCTGATGTTCAAATTCTTTCAGGTTATTGAAGAGATAGAGGAGATGATGCAGGACTCGCCCGACATGGAGCCTCAGCACGATCCCTCTCAGTCTGACCTCTCCATGCTCTCACTGGACGTCCAGCGGCCGACCAGCTGCCCCGGCTACGAGGAGAGTAAGTGTCCTCTGATCAAGAAAAATTATCCAAGTTCTCTTGTGATATGACATCAATATTAAGGCTTGTGAGATATGTCTGGTCTGTGTGCTACATTAATCATATCAGGTTCCCGTGATTGTTTGATGTTCAGGCCTTATCTtgcgttttttttcttattgGAAACAAATCTCATGAAATCCCACTAAAACCATCATGA from Pleuronectes platessa chromosome 10, fPlePla1.1, whole genome shotgun sequence harbors:
- the fez2a gene encoding fasciculation and elongation protein zeta-2, giving the protein MAAPVVHFDDDWSHVRGSNVVPDRELLTHKGRAAAATAAGGEAAAARLLLRGVVDLSGRLDGSFSPGDALCSADPVIGFEEKLSACFHNVSPQTESVAPVSVISEDTLLETDQIWNALTSNYGQVMPVDWKHSRTRSLHIPTFNLEEKPRKTDVTAELSDDEELREQLDMHTIIVSCLADEPLYTAEQVIEEIEEMMQDSPDMEPQHDPSQSDLSMLSLDVQRPTSCPGYEEKVRALSVAELNERLEETETNIRSFSEELVQQLALRDELDFEKEVKNSFISALIDVQNRQKEHRELLRKKKKLKGGAGPSQGHAEKTVGSYLTTVIPYEKKGRPPSIEDLQILTKILQAMRDDSDKVPSLLTDYILKVLCPT